A section of the Primulina eburnea isolate SZY01 chromosome 1, ASM2296580v1, whole genome shotgun sequence genome encodes:
- the LOC140818639 gene encoding nicotinamidase 1: MVSSHAVDLLKEELPLEQESFRLSGESKAGLVLVDIINGFCTVGSGSLAPPAPNKQISEMVDESVKLAKVFCENEWPVYALLDSHHPDVPEPPYPPHCLAGTEEAKLVPELQWLENQPNVTIRNKDCIDGFIGSLEKDGSNVFVDWVKANKIKAILVVGICTDICVLDFVCSALSARNHGLLSPLEDVIVYSHGCATFDFPVHVARNLKVAAAHPQAIMHHVGLCIAKSRGAKIVSDVSFGM, from the exons ATGGTTTCTTCGCACGCAGTtgatttgttgaaagaagagCTTCCGCTGGAGCAGGAGTCTTTTCGTCTCTCCGGTGAAAGTAAGGCCGGTTTGGTACTCGTTGACATCATTAATGGCTTCTGCACCGTCGGTTCTGGCTCTCTG GCTCCTCCAGCACCGAATAAACAAATTTCTGAGATGGTTGATGAATCTGTGAAACTTGCAAAGGTGTTCTGTGAAAATGAATGGCCTGTATATGCTTTGCTTGATAGTCATCATCCAGATGTTCCGGAGCCTCCTTATCCTCCTCACTGTCTAGCTGGAACAGAGGAGGCGAAATTGGTTCCCG AATTGCAGTGGTTGGAAAACCAACCAAATGTAACAATCCGGAACAAGGATTGTATTGATGGATTTATCGGTTCATTGGAAAAAGATGGTTCCAATGTCTTTGTTGATTGGGTGAAAGCCAATAAAATCAAAGCT ATTTTGGTTGTAGGTATTTGCACAGATATTTGTGTTCTTGATTTTGTCTGCTCAGCTTTGTCTGCTCGAAACCATGGACTGCTTTCCCCACTGGAGGATGTAATTGTGTATTCACATGGTTGTGCTACTTTTGATTTTCCAGTACATGTTGCCAGAAATTTGAAAGTTGCCGCAGCTCACCCTCAG GCTATAATGCATCATGTTGGACTCTGCATAGCCAAAAGCAGAGGTGCGAAGATTGTTTCAGATGTTTCCTTTGGTATGTAG
- the LOC140834966 gene encoding uncharacterized protein, which produces MANITKLEFEALDISGKNYLSWILDAEVHLISKNLGDTIKEANNESLQDLAKSLIFLRHHLDDGLKAEYLTVKNPQELWKDLKERFDHQRTIVLPRARYEWIHLRLQDFKSVSDYNSALFKICSKLKLCGENISDQDLLEKTFSTFHASNVLLQQQYRERGFKKYSELISCLLVAEQNNELLMKNHQMRPTGSTPFPEANETAFPEVNVNSTQIPHYGRGRGRGRGRGNGQRKNFQQHDGKRQKTNHQPWKPNNEESVGKPKEYEDKCFKCGTEGHWSRTCRTAKHLVDLYQNSRKGKGKIETNFADDDGPVDITHLDVSDFFAQPDGNIDHLIGGGVLENID; this is translated from the coding sequence ATGGCAAATATTACCAAACTCGAATTCGAAGCACTTGATATCAGTGGAAAAAACTATTTGTCATGGATTTTGGATGCTGAGGTTCATCTCATTTCTAAAAATCTTGGAGATACGATAAAAGAAGCAAACAACGAATCCCTGCAGGATCTTGCAAAATCACTCATTTTCCTTCGTCACCATCTCGATGATGGATTGAAAGCCGAGTATCTCACTGTGAAAAACCCGCAAGAACTTTGGAAAGATCTTAAAGAAAGGTTTGACCATCAGAGAACTATAGTTCTCCCAAGAGCCCGCTATGAATGGATCCACCTTCGCCTGCAAGATTTCAAATCTGTAAGCGACTATAATTCTGCATTATTCAAAATTTGTTCCAAGCTCAAACTTTGTGGAGAAAACATTTCTGATCAAGATTTACTTGAAAAAACATTCTCTACTTTCCACGCATCAAATGTGCTCCTGCAGCAGCAATATCGTGAGCGTGGATTTAAAAAATACTCTGAGCTTATTTCATGTCTACTAGTTGCTGAACAAAACAATGAACTACTGATGAAAAATCATCAAATGCGCCCAACCGGCTCTACACCATTTCCTGAAGCAAATGAAACAGCATTCCCTGAAGTGAATGTCAACTCAACCCAAATCCCTCATTATGGAAGAGGGCGTGGGCGTGGACGCGGACGCGGCAATGGTCAAAGGAAAAATTTTCAGCAACATGATGGAAAGAGACAGAAAACAAACCACCAACCGTGGAAACCGAATAATGAAGAATCAGTTGGAAAACCAAAAGAATATGAAGATAAGTGTTTCAAATGTGGAACGGAGGGGCATTGGTCTCGTACCTGTCGTACGGCAAAGCATCTTGTAGATCTCTACCAAAATtcaagaaaaggaaaaggaaaaatagaGACAAATTTTGCTGATGATGATGGCCCTGTCGACATAACTCATTTAGATGTCTCTGATTTCTTTGCACAACCGGATGGGAATATTGATCATTTGATTGGGGGTGGTGTGCTAGAAAATATAGATTGA